From a single Pigmentibacter ruber genomic region:
- a CDS encoding ribonuclease J yields MDSNFLKIIPLGGCGEIGMNMTILNVIDKFYFIDCGALFPDPSHVGVDLILPDTKFLEENQIQPEAWLITHGHEDHIGALPFIYKKFPAPIYGTEFTIELIKSKFEEAEIFDAIFNVWNYFEPVYFRNIKLTIFPVNHSIAQASGFFIETKLGNVLHMGDFRIDKNPPEKTMTHENIKKVTEGKSVTLMMSDSTNSFQTGTDLSEADVSPQFIEYLEKENGVVLIATFASNIWRLQSILEAAYLTGRKVVFLGKSLLKNTEIAGRLGLLNVHNNVFIDISEINNFPRNEICLICTGSQGESFSGLHRIAWNNIHEFKISEHDTIIFSSRMIPGNEKQIDSLITQFTRIGCKVVTSKENNSIHVSGHGYQEDLIKCIETVKPDSFLPVHGTYRHLKKHREIAISCGIDPQNAYLAENGDVVVVGPKLMGVVDTVTSGRDYVCPGGIFSQNSQIYKDRIALAHGGIVVVSMNFEANNYNLVNDPIVVIKGVPIDSKELAKKVPMIFNNVFDQCAKKRNFSPEILQEDMRVAIRRFIEKRLNFKTNVLIIFQHI; encoded by the coding sequence ATGGATTCTAACTTTCTTAAAATCATCCCACTTGGAGGCTGTGGTGAAATAGGGATGAATATGACAATTTTAAATGTCATAGATAAATTTTATTTTATTGATTGTGGTGCATTATTTCCAGATCCGTCTCATGTAGGTGTTGACTTAATTCTACCAGATACAAAATTTTTAGAAGAAAATCAAATTCAACCTGAAGCATGGTTAATAACACATGGTCATGAAGATCATATAGGAGCGCTCCCTTTTATTTATAAAAAATTTCCTGCACCAATTTATGGAACAGAATTTACTATCGAATTAATAAAGTCTAAATTTGAAGAAGCTGAAATTTTTGATGCCATATTTAATGTATGGAATTATTTTGAACCAGTATATTTTAGAAACATAAAATTGACCATTTTTCCTGTTAACCATAGTATTGCGCAGGCATCTGGATTTTTTATTGAAACAAAATTAGGTAATGTGCTGCACATGGGTGATTTTCGTATCGATAAAAACCCTCCTGAAAAAACAATGACTCACGAAAATATTAAAAAAGTAACTGAAGGAAAATCTGTAACTTTAATGATGAGTGACAGTACAAACTCTTTCCAAACCGGAACAGACCTTAGCGAAGCAGATGTCTCACCTCAATTCATAGAATATTTAGAAAAAGAGAACGGTGTTGTATTAATAGCTACTTTTGCAAGTAATATTTGGAGACTGCAAAGTATATTAGAAGCTGCTTACTTGACAGGTAGAAAAGTAGTATTTTTAGGAAAATCATTATTAAAAAATACAGAAATTGCAGGACGATTAGGTTTACTTAATGTTCATAATAATGTTTTTATTGATATCAGCGAAATTAATAACTTCCCACGAAATGAAATTTGTTTAATTTGTACTGGCAGTCAAGGAGAGTCATTTTCTGGGTTACATCGTATTGCTTGGAATAATATTCATGAATTCAAAATTAGCGAACATGATACAATTATATTTTCATCTAGAATGATACCAGGAAATGAAAAACAAATTGACAGTTTAATAACTCAATTTACCCGTATTGGTTGTAAAGTAGTTACGTCAAAAGAAAATAATTCTATTCATGTTAGCGGACATGGATATCAAGAGGATTTAATTAAATGTATTGAAACAGTTAAACCAGATAGTTTTTTGCCTGTGCATGGAACTTATAGACATCTCAAAAAACATCGTGAAATTGCAATATCCTGCGGTATTGATCCACAAAATGCATATTTAGCTGAGAATGGTGATGTTGTTGTTGTAGGGCCCAAATTAATGGGAGTGGTAGATACAGTTACAAGCGGCAGAGATTATGTTTGTCCGGGAGGAATATTTTCACAAAATAGTCAAATTTATAAAGACAGAATAGCTTTGGCACATGGTGGTATTGTTGTTGTATCAATGAATTTTGAAGCAAATAATTATAATTTGGTAAATGATCCAATAGTTGTTATTAAAGGAGTTCCTATTGATAGCAAAGAATTAGCTAAAAAAGTTCCTATGATTTTTAATAATGTTTTTGATCAATGTGCAAAAAAAAGAAATTTTTCTCCTGAAATACTCCAAGAAGATATGCGAGTTGCAATAAGACGATTTATTGAAAAACGTTTAAATTTCAAAACAAATGTACTTATAATATTTCAACATATTTAA